The Chrysiogenes arsenatis DSM 11915 genome includes the window CAGCTCGTTGAGTTTCTCCAGAAGCGTTAATGTCTGGCTTCTGATAAAGCGGGCCATGTTAAGGGCGGTTTTTTCCTGTTTGGTCACTGATGCCTCCGTGTAAGGGGGATTTCTGTTCATGGGGGTAATGATACCGATGAAACGAGAGAGGATGCTCACGATACGGGTTACTGATGATGAACATGCCCGGTTACTGGAACGTTGTGAGGGTAAACAACTGGCGGTATGGATGCGGCGGGACCAGAGAAAAATCACTCAGGGTCAATGCCAGCGCTTCGTTAATACAGATGTAGGTGTTCCACAGGGTAGCCAGCAGCATCCTGCGATGCAGATCCGGAACATAATGGTGCAGGGCGCTGACTTCCGCGTTTCCAGACTTTACGAAACACGGAAACCGAAGACCATTCATGTTGTTGCTCAGGTCGCAGACGTTTTGCAGCAGCAGTCGCTTCACGTTCGCTCGCGTATCGGTGATTCATTCTGCTAACCAGTAAGGCAACCCCGCCAGCCTAGCCGGGTCCTCAACGACAGGAGCACGATCATGCGCACCCGTGGCCAGGACCCAACGCTGCCCGAATGTTCTTTCCTGCGTTATCCCCTGATTCTGTGGATAACCGTATTACCGCCTTTGAGTGAGCTGATACCGCTCGCCGCAGCCGAACGACCGAGCGCAGCGAGTCAGTGAGCGAGGAAGCGGAAGAGCGCCCAATACGCAAACCGCCTCTCCCCGCGCGTTGGCCGATTCATTAATGCAGAGCTTGCATGCCTGCAGGTCGACTCTAGAGGATCGATCCCCCTGTGCTAGGATGGTCACCTAGATCAGGAAACAGCTATGACCCCAGTGTGCTGGAAAGGCCATCAAAATACACAAAACTTTGCAAATCGGGACGGATCGCGATGTGTTTGCCCGCTCACTGCTGGAACTGGCGCGTGATTACAAGGCGGCTGGTTTGTATGATCGTGCCAAAGAATCACTGCAGGAATACCTTGGGTTGATCGAGTCATTGGAAGCGCAAGTGCTCTTGCTGGAAATCCATATCCTGCTCACCGATTACGAGCCGGCGATTGAGTGCTACAAGCGAATTGCGAAGCTAAGCGGCGAATCGTTTCAGCTTGAAATTGCCTTGTTCTATTACTTGCTTTATCAGCGCACCAAAGAACGTAGCCACCTGAAAGCTGGATTGAAGCACCATCAGGAGAATTTTTTCATCAATCTGGAGTATGCGCGCGAGTTGGCGGAATCGCCTAAAAAAGGGGCTGCGTACCTTGATATTGCGCTGGCTTCGCCTCATCTGGTCGGCGAACTGATTTACCCGCTCTTGGAAGATGCCTACGGGGGGGAGCTTGGTTCCTCTTTTGTGAAGGATCGCTACCAGAAACGGTTGACGCTGTTTCCGCGTGAGAGCATCACGCTGGAACATTTTGCATTTTACCTGTATGAGATTGAAGAGCAACAGGAAGCCTTTACGCTTTTGTACGAAGCGCGCGGGGCAGGACAAACCAGTACCGCCGTTGCCACCACGCTGGCAAGGCTCTATTACCGTGATGGAGACTTTGACAAAGCGGCCTCTCTCTTGCTAGAGTGCGCCGATTCTGACAATGAATACTTTGAGTGCACCAGTTGCGGGCGGCGCTATCAAGAGCATTATCTGCTCTGTATGGAGTGTCATACGATTGGTTCGGTGTACGAGCGTTTCATTGTTCCCCGTCGAAAATGATTTTGTCTCCCTATTGCGGGAGTACAAGTTTTTGTAAATGTAAGGAGATTTCATGAGCAGAACGTTTGGAATGATTAAGCCTGATGCGGTTGAGCGCGGACTCACCGGCAAAATCCTCGCGCGTATTGAAGAAGCGGGATTCAAGATTGTCGGTTTGAAAAAAATGAAACTGTCACTCGAAGACGCGCAGAAGTTTTATGCGGTGCACAGCGCCCGCCCATTCTTCGGCGAACTGACCGAGTTTATGAGCCGGAGCGCTATCGTTGCCGTAGTACTGGAAGCAGACAATGCGTTCACTAAATGGCGCGACCTGATGGGCGCAACCAACCCTGCTCAAGCAGATGCGGGTACGATTCGCAAAGAATTCGCGCTGAGCATTGGCGAAAATTCGGTTCACGGTTCTGACTCTGAAGAAAATGCAGCGATAGAAATTGCATTTTTCTTCAACCAATTCGAACTGGTATAATCCGATGATATTTCCCCGTACGTTTGGGTTGGCGCTGTGCTGCACGTTGGCCATTGCATTCCCAGCGTGCGGGGCAATGATAGTTGCCGAAGGGGTTGTGCCAATGACATTTCAGGGGGACGCTTCTACGGAAGCGGTCGCCCGTAGTCGGCAGAAAGCATTTGCCACGTTGCTGATTCAAATGGCGGAAACGCCAGAACAGTTTCGCCGTTTCTGGAATGAACAGGTTCTGGCACGGCCTGATTCGCTTCCGATCCGAGGCTATCAGGTGGGAACGGTCGTAGCGGGTAAAGTGGCTTACCGTGCTACCATCCAGTGGGACATTGATCAAAACCGCCTGCGTTCTCAGCTCTTTCAGTCTACCGGAAATAGTACCGCTCAGCACCTTATGGTTATCATTCCAGCATCTGTCGCCGCACCTTCGTATTTCCTTACCTTACTCAGTGCAACCTCTCCGCAATCGTATCTGACGTTACAACAAGTTGATCGCGCCTCCGATGGAACGCTTCGGATGCTTTTTGATAGTCGCGTGGCTCCCGAGTCATTAGCGCAATCGCTCAATCAAACGCTGAACGGTGCCTTTCTCTCAGTGCAGGGAGCGTCGTTGGTACTTACGCAAAATCAGTCTCAGGAAGGAGTTCTCCCATGAGTTTTCGCCTCTTTACCTCGGAATCGGTGACCGAAGGGCATCCCGATAAAATATCCGATCAGATTTCTGATGCTGTCCTTGATGCTATTTTTGCCAAAGATCCTGAAGGGCGCGTGGCCTGCGAAACTATGGTTACGACCGGGCTCGCTATTGTGGCGGGAGAAATTACGACCACATGCTATGTTGATATTCCTGAGATCGTCCGCGAAACTATCCGTGAAATCGGCTATACGCGCGCTAAATATGGTTTTGACTATGAAACATGCGGTGTCATGAACACGATCAATAAGCAGTCGCCTGATATCGCGATGGGTGTTGACACCGGTGGCGCTGGCGACCAAGGGATGATGTTTGGCTTTGCGATTCGTGAAACCGAAGAGCTGATGCCGCTACCTATTACCTTAGCGCATAAGCTTACGAAACAACTTTCGGCGGTGCGCAAAAGTGGTCTGCTCAGCTACTTGCGCCCTGACGGCAAAGCCCAAGTTACCGTTGCGTATGAAAACGATACGCCGAAGTACATCGACACGGTTGTTGTCTCTTCGCAGCATTCCGAATCGGTAACGCAGGATATTATTCGCAATGACATCATCAAGCATGTGATTCGTCCAGTGATTCCGGAAGAACTTTGGGATGAAGCAAAGATTAAGTTTCATATCAACCCAACCGGAAAGTTCATTGTTGGTGGCCCAATGGGCGATTGCGGCTTAACTGGGCGCAAGATCATCGTCGATACCTACGGCGGCATGGGTCGTCACGGTGGCGGTGCTTTCAGTGGCAAAGATCCTTCAAAAGTCGACCGCTCAGCAGCCTATGCGGCACGGTGGGTGGCCAAGAACATTCTAGCAGCGGGCTATGCCGATAAGTGCGAAGTGCAACTGGCGTATGCTATTGGCGTTGCGCAGCCCGTATCCATTTACGTGGACACGTATGGGACGGGGAAGGCGCCTGACGAAAGAATCGCTCAAGCGGTTATGGAGGTCTTCGATCTCACCCCGCGTGGCATCATCACAGCGCTCGACCTGAAACGGCCAATCTATCGTCAAACGGCAGCGTATGGACACTTTGGCCGCTCCGAATTCAGTTGGGAACAGTGTAATCGCGCCAGCGATCTGCAAACGGCGCTTCGATAAGCGAAAGAACCAAAGAAATGTACCCTCGCGCTTTTGCTTTTTCTGCAGGCTTCGCCATATGGAGGGGCAAAAGCGTACCGAGGGAAAGTCACGTGATACGACTGGTGAAACAGATGACAAAACCATTTCATTTTCATTCTCTCTTTTTTATGCTCCTTCTGCTCTCTCCATTGATGGCGCAAGACGCGCCGCCGACGGCGTTTGGGAGTGGTTACCAGAGCGAGATCAACATCGACAAAGCGATGGAAGGGATTCGCATTCGTGAGCAGGAGTTGAATGAACGTGAAGCACGTTTGAGTGAACGCGAAGCGCAATTACAGGCCTTGCAGCAGCGGCTGAACGGGCAGATTAACACCCTTGATGGCGTTCGCGCGCGCATCGAAGAATTGCTGGGAACGGTTGAAGAGAAGCAACAGGAAAAACTGGCGCAGGTGGCGAAAATCTACGAAGCGATGAAGCCCAAAGATGCGGCCAGTGTGGTGGCGGAAATGTCACCAGAAGAGGTGGCGTCGATTTTTAGCGCCATGAACCCGCGTCGCGTGGGCGCTATTCTGGATGCTTTGGGCAAAGTCAACCCGGTTCACGCGGCCAAAATCAGCTTTGTGATGAAAAATATCCCCGGACTGGACGAAGTGAAAGACGCGCTGTAAAGCGTTCTCTTTTGCAAAACGGGGGCTCTTAGGAAACCGTTTCTTCCTCGTACCGGCTCGTGAGGAGTGCCATGAAATCAGCAACCCGAATCCGTCGTCAGAGCATTCTCGTAGTTTTCTTGCTGTTAGTATTGACCGGCGTGGTTTCAATCGCCCTTTTTGGCAATTTAACACACGATATTGCGACGAAGATGGGAACCGATCTGACACGTCGTCACGTGCTTTGGCATAAAGAACGGTTAAGTGGTGCGATTGGTCGGGAACTCGCCCTCACGCAAAAGTTGGCGGATTCGGCGTTTCTTCGTCGTTGGTCGGCGGACGAGCACGATCCGACCGTTAAGTCACATGCGCTGGAAGAATTAAACAGTTTTGCCCGCTTATTTGAGTGGGGGAGCTGGTTTGTCGCCTTTTCTGGCAGCAACAGCTACTACTTTAATAATGCACAGGGGGAACGCGACGCCCGGGAGTTTGTCGAAACGCTCAACCCTGACCATCCGAAAGATATCTGGTTTTTCACCTCACTCAAACTTCCCCAAACCTATAGTTTTAATGTCGATATCAACCCGACGCTGGGGATCACGAATCTCTGGATCAATACCGTGATTGCCGATGGCGAACAGCGAATCGGTCTGACTGGCACGGGGCTGGATCTTTCCGAGTTTATTCATGGGCTGGTGAATTCACAAGAAGATGACATTACCTCGTTTATCATCAATCGCGATGGGGCGATTGTTGCCCATAAAGATCGTTCGCTGATTAACATGAATCTCCACTCGCAAGCGCGGGATGAATGGACGACTATCTACTCTTTGCTGGAGCGCCCAGAAGACGAAAAAACCGTTGCGCGAGCGCTGCAACAAGTGGTGGACACTCCTGACGAGATTGCCAGCATCATCATTGCCTACAACAACGCTTCGCACGTGGCGGCCATCGGGTATTTGCCGGAACTCGATTGGATGACTGTTTCGCTGGTCAACCTCGGCACTGTCTCTGGTTTACGCCAGATTGCCCCCATCGGCATCACGTTGGGAGCTATTTTCATTGT containing:
- a CDS encoding Rop family plasmid primer RNA-binding protein; this translates as MTKQEKTALNMARFIRSQTLTLLEKLNEL
- the ndk gene encoding nucleoside-diphosphate kinase, producing the protein MSRTFGMIKPDAVERGLTGKILARIEEAGFKIVGLKKMKLSLEDAQKFYAVHSARPFFGELTEFMSRSAIVAVVLEADNAFTKWRDLMGATNPAQADAGTIRKEFALSIGENSVHGSDSEENAAIEIAFFFNQFELV
- a CDS encoding tetratricopeptide repeat protein — protein: MQIGTDRDVFARSLLELARDYKAAGLYDRAKESLQEYLGLIESLEAQVLLLEIHILLTDYEPAIECYKRIAKLSGESFQLEIALFYYLLYQRTKERSHLKAGLKHHQENFFINLEYARELAESPKKGAAYLDIALASPHLVGELIYPLLEDAYGGELGSSFVKDRYQKRLTLFPRESITLEHFAFYLYEIEEQQEAFTLLYEARGAGQTSTAVATTLARLYYRDGDFDKAASLLLECADSDNEYFECTSCGRRYQEHYLLCMECHTIGSVYERFIVPRRK
- the metK gene encoding methionine adenosyltransferase, encoding MSFRLFTSESVTEGHPDKISDQISDAVLDAIFAKDPEGRVACETMVTTGLAIVAGEITTTCYVDIPEIVRETIREIGYTRAKYGFDYETCGVMNTINKQSPDIAMGVDTGGAGDQGMMFGFAIRETEELMPLPITLAHKLTKQLSAVRKSGLLSYLRPDGKAQVTVAYENDTPKYIDTVVVSSQHSESVTQDIIRNDIIKHVIRPVIPEELWDEAKIKFHINPTGKFIVGGPMGDCGLTGRKIIVDTYGGMGRHGGGAFSGKDPSKVDRSAAYAARWVAKNILAAGYADKCEVQLAYAIGVAQPVSIYVDTYGTGKAPDERIAQAVMEVFDLTPRGIITALDLKRPIYRQTAAYGHFGRSEFSWEQCNRASDLQTALR
- a CDS encoding MotE family protein translates to MTKPFHFHSLFFMLLLLSPLMAQDAPPTAFGSGYQSEINIDKAMEGIRIREQELNEREARLSEREAQLQALQQRLNGQINTLDGVRARIEELLGTVEEKQQEKLAQVAKIYEAMKPKDAASVVAEMSPEEVASIFSAMNPRRVGAILDALGKVNPVHAAKISFVMKNIPGLDEVKDAL